The following coding sequences lie in one Micromonospora sp. R77 genomic window:
- a CDS encoding metallophosphoesterase, with the protein MDGQENEQPRTGDTPATGRTRRWSLRGRPVVRGRLRRLGVALAVLAVALTGAVIGTYAGGHVGTDIGPFRAQLSLTPALEGGTTVNVPPLGALLLNSHDGPTRLTVQLGSLDQGRTEALIDDPASISRASQSAVQDVRAGVLRLGLRTLAGAVLAALLLAALVFRDVRRTAWAGGLSLAVTAGSLGLAAATIRPQAIEEPRYEGLLVNAPAIVGDARRIANDYTKYAEQLQRLVGNVSQLYTTVSALPVYEPAPGTTRVLHVSDMHLNPTGWQLIRTVVEQFGIDVVIDTGDITDWGSEPEASFVGSIGLLKKPYVYIRGNHDSARTAAAVAQQPNAIVLNNTTTTVAGLTVAGIPDPRFTPDKETSPAGSGLTKVVADQVIGAGEQLATTVRNSPAPVNIALVHDPASAGPLSGTCPLVLAGHTHARQVSKLPQVPDKQPTQLMVEGSTGGAGLRGLEGEKPTPLSMTVLYFDQQKLLQAYDDITVGGTGQAQVNLERHVIRDPAKGAQVPVTPTPTRGGPQESPTAGPTTTG; encoded by the coding sequence ATGGACGGTCAGGAGAACGAGCAGCCGCGCACCGGTGACACACCGGCGACCGGGCGTACCCGGCGCTGGTCGCTGCGCGGGCGGCCGGTGGTCCGCGGCCGACTGCGCCGGCTCGGCGTGGCGCTGGCCGTCCTGGCGGTCGCCCTCACCGGGGCGGTCATCGGCACGTACGCCGGGGGGCACGTCGGCACCGACATCGGACCGTTCCGGGCCCAGCTCAGCCTGACCCCGGCCCTGGAGGGTGGCACCACCGTCAACGTCCCGCCGCTGGGCGCGCTGCTGCTGAACAGCCACGACGGGCCGACGCGGCTGACCGTGCAGCTCGGTTCGCTGGATCAGGGGCGTACCGAGGCGCTGATCGACGACCCGGCGAGCATCAGCCGGGCCAGCCAGTCCGCCGTGCAGGACGTCCGGGCCGGCGTGCTGCGCCTCGGGCTGCGTACCCTCGCCGGCGCGGTGCTGGCCGCCCTGCTGCTGGCCGCGCTGGTGTTCCGGGACGTCCGGCGGACGGCCTGGGCCGGCGGTCTGTCGCTGGCGGTGACCGCCGGCAGCCTCGGGCTGGCCGCGGCGACCATCCGCCCGCAGGCCATCGAGGAACCCCGCTACGAGGGGCTGCTGGTCAACGCGCCGGCCATCGTCGGCGACGCCCGCCGGATCGCCAACGACTACACCAAGTACGCCGAGCAGCTCCAGCGGCTGGTCGGCAACGTCAGCCAGCTCTACACCACCGTCTCCGCGCTGCCGGTCTACGAGCCGGCCCCCGGCACCACGCGAGTGCTGCACGTCTCCGACATGCACCTCAACCCGACCGGCTGGCAGCTGATCCGGACCGTGGTGGAGCAGTTCGGCATCGACGTGGTGATCGACACCGGCGACATCACCGACTGGGGCAGCGAGCCGGAGGCGTCCTTCGTCGGCTCGATCGGCCTGCTCAAGAAGCCGTACGTCTACATCCGCGGCAACCACGACTCGGCGCGGACTGCGGCGGCGGTGGCCCAGCAGCCCAACGCGATCGTGCTGAACAACACGACCACCACGGTGGCCGGGTTGACCGTCGCCGGGATCCCCGACCCCCGGTTCACCCCGGACAAGGAGACCTCACCGGCCGGCAGCGGGCTCACCAAGGTGGTCGCCGACCAGGTGATCGGCGCGGGTGAGCAGCTCGCCACCACGGTCCGCAACTCGCCGGCCCCGGTGAACATCGCCCTGGTGCACGACCCGGCCTCGGCGGGGCCGCTCTCCGGGACCTGTCCGCTGGTGCTCGCCGGGCACACCCACGCCCGGCAGGTGTCGAAGCTGCCGCAGGTGCCGGACAAGCAGCCCACCCAGCTGATGGTGGAGGGCTCCACCGGTGGGGCCGGGCTGCGCGGGCTGGAGGGCGAGAAGCCCACCCCGCTGTCGATGACGGTGCTCTACTTCGACCAGCAGAAACTGCTCCAGGCGTACGACGACATCACCGTCGGCGGCACCGGGCAGGCGCAGGTGAACCTGGAGCGGCACGTGATCCGGGACCCGGCCAAGGGCGCCCAGGTGCCGGTGACCCCCACCCCGACCCGGGGCGGCCCGCAGGAGTCGCCGACCGCCGGCCCGACGACGACCGGCTGA